The Erigeron canadensis isolate Cc75 chromosome 4, C_canadensis_v1, whole genome shotgun sequence genome window below encodes:
- the LOC122595637 gene encoding methyl-CpG-binding domain protein 4-like isoform X1, with amino-acid sequence MNSSSKSKKEKLMCVLAIPAISSTSNVTQTRKKLLNPQPMDLSNKCKKEKAMYVLALSAISSTCHVTQTRNKSLNFEQMNLSSKCKKEKLMYVLALPAISSTCHVTQTRNKSLNPPQKNNIGVHKKDMIKTSKPQSTTNEVGVNNVDAKSKTKIENRKRGLETMISHNNDNQDSHPTNKHKKKKKVILDAINNGHRGENHEFCKGDDEGNVVKGNKTNNLDSEAMSKHDNPFAEFEFKGTRKSTMHQNSENQKQLKKFVPEKTYLTASQRRDEAYKKKTPDITWKPPRSDYNLIQEDHIHDPWRVMALCILLNKTQGLQVKRAISDFFSLCPDAKTAAQVPEKMIRKVITPLGLQKIRARTVSIYSKQYIEDNWTHVTQLFGIGKYAADAYAIFVTGHWNRVRPKDHMLVKYWNFLRGKRNLLHSPS; translated from the exons ATGAACTCAAGTAGCAAGAGTAAGAAGGAGAAGCTGATGTGTGTCCTTGCTATTCCTGCAATCAGCAGCACGTCCAATGTCACACAAACAAGGAAGAAATTACTTAACCCCCAACCG ATGGACCTAAGTAACAAGTGTAAGAAGGAGAAGGCGATGTATGTCCTCGCTCTTTCTGCAATTAGCAGCACGTGCCATGTCACACAAACAAGGAACAAATCACTCAATTTCGAGCAG ATGAACTTAAGCAGCAAGTGTAAGAAGGAGAAGCTGATGTATGTCCTCGCTCTTCCTGCAATCAGCAGCACGTGTCATGTCACACAAACAAGGAACAAATCACTCAATCCACCGCAG AAGAACAATATTGGAGTGCATAAAAAGGACATGATCAAAACCAGCAAACCACAAAGCACAACAAACGAGGTTGGGGTAAATAATGTGGATGCCAAAAGCAAAACCAAAATCGAAAATAGAAAACGTGGTTTAGAGACAATGATTTCTCATAACAATGACAACCAGGACTCCCATCCTACTAACAAacataagaagaaaaagaaagttatACTTGATGCCATAAACAATGGTCATAGGGGAGAAAATCATGAATTTTGTAAAGGCGATGATGAAGGTAACGTTGTTAAGGGTAACAAGACAAACAATCTAGACTCAGAGGCCATGTCTAAACATGATAACCCGTTTGCTGAGTTCGAATTTAAAGGGACAAGAAAATCAACAATGCACCAAAATtcagaaaatcaaaagcaaCTTAAGAAGTTTGTTCCCGAAAAAACCTACCTAACTGCTTCCCAAAGGCGAGATGAGGCTTACAAAAAGAAGACTCCAGACATCACATGGAAACCTCCGCGATCCGATTATAATCTCATTCAGGAAGATCATATCCATGATCCTTGGAGGGTTATGGCTTTATGCATACTTCTAAATAAAACACAGGGTTTGCAG GTTAAAAGAGCGATATCAGATTTTTTTAGTCTATGCCCAGATGCAAAGACTGCTGCACAGGTTCCAGAAAAGATGATTAGAAAGGTTATAACACCACTTGGATTACAGAAAATAAGGGCGAGGACGGTTAGCATATATTCTAAACAATATATAGAAGATAACTGGACACATGTTACTCAACTCTTTGGCATTGGCAA GTATGCAGCAGACGCATATGCAATATTTGTTACAGGGCACTGGAATCGTGTAAGACCCAAAGATCATATGCTTGTAAAGTATTGGAATTTTCTTCGTGGTAAAAGGAATTTATTGCACTCACCTTCTTAG
- the LOC122595637 gene encoding methyl-CpG-binding domain protein 4-like isoform X2, protein MNSSSKSKKEKLMCVLAIPAISSTSNVTQTRKKLLNPQPMDLSNKCKKEKAMYVLALSAISSTCHVTQTRNKSLNFEQMNLSSKCKKEKLMYVLALPAISSTCHVTQTRNKSLNPPQNNIGVHKKDMIKTSKPQSTTNEVGVNNVDAKSKTKIENRKRGLETMISHNNDNQDSHPTNKHKKKKKVILDAINNGHRGENHEFCKGDDEGNVVKGNKTNNLDSEAMSKHDNPFAEFEFKGTRKSTMHQNSENQKQLKKFVPEKTYLTASQRRDEAYKKKTPDITWKPPRSDYNLIQEDHIHDPWRVMALCILLNKTQGLQVKRAISDFFSLCPDAKTAAQVPEKMIRKVITPLGLQKIRARTVSIYSKQYIEDNWTHVTQLFGIGKYAADAYAIFVTGHWNRVRPKDHMLVKYWNFLRGKRNLLHSPS, encoded by the exons ATGAACTCAAGTAGCAAGAGTAAGAAGGAGAAGCTGATGTGTGTCCTTGCTATTCCTGCAATCAGCAGCACGTCCAATGTCACACAAACAAGGAAGAAATTACTTAACCCCCAACCG ATGGACCTAAGTAACAAGTGTAAGAAGGAGAAGGCGATGTATGTCCTCGCTCTTTCTGCAATTAGCAGCACGTGCCATGTCACACAAACAAGGAACAAATCACTCAATTTCGAGCAG ATGAACTTAAGCAGCAAGTGTAAGAAGGAGAAGCTGATGTATGTCCTCGCTCTTCCTGCAATCAGCAGCACGTGTCATGTCACACAAACAAGGAACAAATCACTCAATCCACCGCAG AACAATATTGGAGTGCATAAAAAGGACATGATCAAAACCAGCAAACCACAAAGCACAACAAACGAGGTTGGGGTAAATAATGTGGATGCCAAAAGCAAAACCAAAATCGAAAATAGAAAACGTGGTTTAGAGACAATGATTTCTCATAACAATGACAACCAGGACTCCCATCCTACTAACAAacataagaagaaaaagaaagttatACTTGATGCCATAAACAATGGTCATAGGGGAGAAAATCATGAATTTTGTAAAGGCGATGATGAAGGTAACGTTGTTAAGGGTAACAAGACAAACAATCTAGACTCAGAGGCCATGTCTAAACATGATAACCCGTTTGCTGAGTTCGAATTTAAAGGGACAAGAAAATCAACAATGCACCAAAATtcagaaaatcaaaagcaaCTTAAGAAGTTTGTTCCCGAAAAAACCTACCTAACTGCTTCCCAAAGGCGAGATGAGGCTTACAAAAAGAAGACTCCAGACATCACATGGAAACCTCCGCGATCCGATTATAATCTCATTCAGGAAGATCATATCCATGATCCTTGGAGGGTTATGGCTTTATGCATACTTCTAAATAAAACACAGGGTTTGCAG GTTAAAAGAGCGATATCAGATTTTTTTAGTCTATGCCCAGATGCAAAGACTGCTGCACAGGTTCCAGAAAAGATGATTAGAAAGGTTATAACACCACTTGGATTACAGAAAATAAGGGCGAGGACGGTTAGCATATATTCTAAACAATATATAGAAGATAACTGGACACATGTTACTCAACTCTTTGGCATTGGCAA GTATGCAGCAGACGCATATGCAATATTTGTTACAGGGCACTGGAATCGTGTAAGACCCAAAGATCATATGCTTGTAAAGTATTGGAATTTTCTTCGTGGTAAAAGGAATTTATTGCACTCACCTTCTTAG